In the Emys orbicularis isolate rEmyOrb1 chromosome 3, rEmyOrb1.hap1, whole genome shotgun sequence genome, one interval contains:
- the LOC135876236 gene encoding LOW QUALITY PROTEIN: uncharacterized protein LOC135876236 (The sequence of the model RefSeq protein was modified relative to this genomic sequence to represent the inferred CDS: inserted 1 base in 1 codon) — MEVGMRVSQVEEEFEEHNLNIEDESNETHEDQNVEDGESENVTCLNLSFSDPATWPNAMIKSDKFWWNMGRNKFSSSIFPKIVSKENSRQFITNVDLLMEKKCTVSGCSIPHLVILSFASAASCLAVVLLAHHLFLKKAQRIGKNMSAILSRHEKSSEHLTNIQTWKELELRLKYKRTIDEEHLRLIKQEEKYWQQILKRLIALVRVLGVQNLAFRGTHEKLHTSGNGNFLKFVEYLALFDPLMDEHLRRIKDQEMHVHYLWKDIQNELIXASENENETESVCIKEHFLGFVLLMETTGAGMTETILHQLEEMSLPIENLRGQGYDNGSNMKGKENGLGDIYDALIDICEDTTLTGSSGNTSRVDAKALKKAISKFLVSLVLWYDILFEINMTSKQLQAKEFDICDAINQLGETKKFFVGCRSDAAFEKTLVDAGELAEELDVPALFEPDPIRIRKKRKQFTYEADDEPIYNPKEKFKVNFYFAVIDTAIHLIKERFTLMQQISSVFGFIYDVYSLQNKTPKQIMEHCLNLEQALQNGESKDIDAFDLCSELQAIARRVQRS, encoded by the exons ATGGAGGTGGGGATGAGAGTTTCACAAGTTGAAGAAGAGTTTGAAGAACATAATCTGAATATTGAAGACGAATCAAATGAGACACATGAGGATCAAAACGTGGAAGACGGTGAAAGCGAAAATGTCACTTGTTTGAATTTGAGCTTTAGTGATCCTGCTACTTGGCCAAATGCAATGATCAAGTCTGACAAATTCTGGTGGAACATGGGCCGGAACAAGTTCAGCAGTTCGATTTTCCCAAAGATAGTAAGCAAAGAAAATTCTCGACAATTCATTACAAACGTAGACTTGTTAATGGAGAAGAAATGCACCGTCAGTGGCTGCAGTATTCCACATCTAGTGATTCTGTCATTTGCTTCTGCTGCAAGTTGTTTGGCAGTAGTACTATTGGCACATCATCTCTTTCTGAAAAAGGCTCAAAGGATTGGAAAAAACATGTCTGCAATTCTTTCACGGCACGAGAAAAGCAGTGAACATTTGACGAACATTCAAACATGGAAGGAACTTGAACTGCGATTGAAATACAAGAGAACAATTGATGAAGAACATTTGCGCTTGATTAAGCAAGAAGAAAAGTATTGGCAGCAAATACTAAAACGTCTGATTGCTTTGGTCAGAGTTCTTGGTGTGCAAAACCTGGCCTTTCGGGGAACACATGAAAAACTGCACACTTCTGGTAATGGGAACTTCCTCAAATTTGTCGAATATCTAGCTTTGTTTGACCCACTTATGGATGAGCATCTTCGCAGGATTAAGGACCAGGAGATGCATGTACATTACTTATGGAAAGACATACAGAATGAGCTTA CAGCTTCAGAGAACGAGAATGAGACTGAATCAGTATGCATAAAGGAACACTTCTTGGGATTTGTGTTGCTTATGGAGACAACTGGAGCTGGTATGACAGAAACTATTCTTCACCAGTTAGAAGAGATGTCATTGCCTATAGAAAACTTGCGTGGTCAAGGCTATGACAATGGGAGCAatatgaaagggaaagaaaatggt CTTGGTGACATCTATGATGCTCTGATAGACATCTGTGAAGACACTACTCTAAcaggatcatctggcaatacatCACGAGTTGATGCAAAGGCTCTTAAAAAAGCCATTTCTAAGTTTCTTGTTTCTCTTGTTTTGTGGTATGACATATTGTTTGAGATCAACATGACTAGCAAACAACTTCAGGCAAAAGAATTCGACATATGTGATGCCATTAATCAACTTGGAGAAACCAAGAAGTTTTTTGTGGGCTGCAGAAGTGACGCAGCCTTTGAGAAAACATTGGTAGATGCAGGTGAACTTGCGGAGGAGTTGGATGTACCAGCACTTTTTGAACCAGATCCAATCCGTATTAGAAAGAAGAGGAAGCAGTTCACATATGAAGCAGACGACGAACCTATTTATAATCCGAAAGAAAAATTCAAAGTGAACTTTTATTTTGCAGTCATTGACACAGCAATACATTTGATTAAAGAAAGATTCACACTGATGCAGCAAATTAGTTCAGTATTTGGCTTCATATACGATGTTTACAGTTTGCAAAATAAAACACCAAAGCAAATTATGGAACATTGCTTGAATCTGGAGCAAGCTTTGCAAAATGGTGAATCCAAAGATATTGATGCCTTTGACTTGTGCAGTGAATTGCAAGCTATTGCAAGACGAGTCCAAAGGAGTTAA